The Benincasa hispida cultivar B227 chromosome 11, ASM972705v1, whole genome shotgun sequence genome has a segment encoding these proteins:
- the LOC120090431 gene encoding cyclin-dependent kinase C-2-like has product MAITAPGQLNVNESPSWGSRSVDCFEKLEQIGEGTYGQVYMARELKTGEIVALKKIRMDNEREGFPITAIREIKILKKLHHENVIKLKEIVTSPGPEQDEQGKPDGNKYKGGIYMVFEYMDHDLTGLADRPEMRFSVPQIKCYMRQLLTGLHYCHVNQVLHRDIKGSNLLIDNDGNLKLADFGLARSFSNDHNANLTNRVITLWYRPPELLLGSTKYGPAVDMWSVGCIFAELLHGKPIFPGKDEPEQLNKIFELCGAPDEVNWPGVSKIPWYNNLKPTRPMKRRLREVFRHFDRHALELLEKMLTLDPSQRIAAKDALDAEYFWTDPLPCDPKSLPKYEASHEFQTKKKRQQQRHHEETAKRQKLQHAQHGGRLPPIQQSGQAHAQMRPVANQPIHGSQPPIAAGPSHHFGGKPRGPPGPGRYPSGGNPSSGYNHPSRGGQGVGGYGNTQYTQGRGAPYGSGNISGAGPRGGAGGGGYGVGASSYPQNGPYAGSSGTGRGSNVMGGNRNQQYGWQQ; this is encoded by the exons ATGGCTATAACGGCCCCAGGGCAGCTCAATGTTAATGAGTCCCCTTCGTGGGGATCTAGAAGCGTCGATTGCTTTGAAAAACTGGAGCAGATTGGCGAAGGCACTTATGG TCAAGTTTACATGGCCAGAGAATTAAAAACAGGTGAAATTGTTGCACTGAAGAAAATACGAATGGATAATGAGAGGGAGGGG TTCCCTATTACTGCCATTCGAGAAATCAAAATTCTAAAGAAGCTCCATCATGAAAATGTAATCAAGTTGAAAGAGATCGTGACATCTCCAG GTCCTGAGCAGGATGAACAAGGGAAGCCAG ATGGTAACAAGTATAAAGGTGGCATCTACATGGTTTTCGAGTACATGGACCATGATTTGACAGGTCTTGCTGATCGTCCAGAGATGAGGTTTTCAGTTCCCCAAATCAAG TGCTACATGAGGCAGCTTCTCACAGGGCTTCACTATTGTCATGTAAATCAAGTACTGCATAGGGATATAAAAG GCTCAAATTTGCTTATTGACAATGATGGAAATCTGAAGCTTGCAGATTTTGGGCTTGCCCGGTCGTTTTCTAATGATCACAATGCAAATCTAACAAATCGCGTCATTACCTTATGGTACAG ACCGCCTGAGTTGCTGCTTGGGTCAACAAAATATGGTCCAGCTGTAGACATGTGGTCTGTTGGTTGTATTTTTGCAGAGCTTCTACATGGGAAGCCAATATTCCCTGGCAAGGACGAG CCGGAGCAATTGAATAAGATCTTTGAGCTATGTGGTGCTCCAGATGAGGTCAATTGGCCTGGGGTTTCAAAAATCCCTTGGTACAACAATTTGAAACCCACAAGGCCGATGAAGAGACGTCTTAGAGAAGTTTTCAGGCA TTTTGATCGTCATGCTTTAGAATTGTTGGAGAAGATGCTCACTCTTGATCCTTCTCAG AGAATTGCTGCGAAGGATGCCCTAGATGCAGAGTATTTTTGGACAGATCCATTACCTTGCGACCCTAAGAG TTTACCCAAGTATGAAGCATCGCACGAGTTCCAGACAAAGAAGAAGCGTCAACAGCAACGACACCATGAAGAAACTGCAAAGCGACAGAAGTTACAACACGCACAGCATGGTGGACGTCTTCCACCTATTCAGCAGTCGGGGCAAGCTCATGCGCAGATGCGACCAGTAGCTAACCAGCCTATTCATGGGTCTCAACCTCCAATTGCCGCAGGGCCTAGCCATCATTTTGGGGGGAAGCCTCGTGGACCCCCAGGTCCTGGTAGGTATCCCTCAGGTGGAAATCCTTCTTCTGGATACAACCACCCGAGTCGTGGTGGTCAAGGTGTGGGTGGTTATGGCAACACACAATATACTCAAGGACGAGGTGCACCATATGGATCTGGTAACATTTCTGGTGCTGGTCCCCGAGGTGGGGCTGGAGGTGGTGGTTATGGTGTGGGAGCTTCAAGTTACCCACAGAATGGTCCATATGCTGGTAGTTCTGGTACTGGCCGTGGCTCCAATGTGATGGGTGGAAACAGAAACCAGCAATATGGGTGGCAACAGTGA
- the LOC120090433 gene encoding ADP-ribosylation factor 2-B-like isoform X2, with protein MGLTFTKLFSRLFSKKEMRILMVGLDAAGKTTILYKLKLGEIVTTIPTIGFNVETVEYKNISFTVWDVGGQDKIRPLWRHYFQNTQGLIFVVDSNDRDRVVEARDELHRMLNEDELRDAVLLVFANKQDLPNAMNAAEITDKLGLHSLRQRHWYIQSTCATSGEGLYEGLDWLSNNIAGKA; from the exons ATGGGGTTGACCTTCACGAAGCTCTTTAGCAGGCTCTTTTCTAAGAAAGAGATGCGCATTTTGATGGTGGGTCTCGATGCTGCTGGTAAGACGACGATATTGTACAAGTTAAAGCTCGGAGAAATTGTTACCACCATCCCCACTATCG gaTTTAATGTGGAGACTGTAGAGTACAAGAACATCAGCTTTACCGTTTGGGATGTTGGTGGTCAGGACAAG ATCCGTCCACTTTGGAGGCACTATTTCCAGAATACACAGGGCCTCATTTTTGTTGTGGATAGCAATGATAGGGACCGAGTTGTTGAGGCAAGAGATGAGTTACACAGGATGTTGAATGAG GATGAGCTTAGAGATGCTGTTTTGCTTGTATTTGCTAACAAGCAAGATCTTCCTAATGCCATGAATGCTGCAGAAATAACTGACAAACTTGGTCTTCACTCTCTTCGTCAACGCCACTG GTACATTCAGAGCACATGCGCGACATCTGGTGAGGGTTTGTACGAAGGTCTAGACTGGCTTTCCAACAACATTGCTGGCAAG GCCTGA
- the LOC120090433 gene encoding ADP-ribosylation factor 2-B-like isoform X1 has protein sequence MGLTFTKLFSRLFSKKEMRILMVGLDAAGKTTILYKLKLGEIVTTIPTIGFNVETVEYKNISFTVWDVGGQDKIRPLWRHYFQNTQGLIFVVDSNDRDRVVEARDELHRMLNEDELRDAVLLVFANKQDLPNAMNAAEITDKLGLHSLRQRHWYIQSTCATSGEGLYEGLDWLSNNIAGKVNAS, from the exons ATGGGGTTGACCTTCACGAAGCTCTTTAGCAGGCTCTTTTCTAAGAAAGAGATGCGCATTTTGATGGTGGGTCTCGATGCTGCTGGTAAGACGACGATATTGTACAAGTTAAAGCTCGGAGAAATTGTTACCACCATCCCCACTATCG gaTTTAATGTGGAGACTGTAGAGTACAAGAACATCAGCTTTACCGTTTGGGATGTTGGTGGTCAGGACAAG ATCCGTCCACTTTGGAGGCACTATTTCCAGAATACACAGGGCCTCATTTTTGTTGTGGATAGCAATGATAGGGACCGAGTTGTTGAGGCAAGAGATGAGTTACACAGGATGTTGAATGAG GATGAGCTTAGAGATGCTGTTTTGCTTGTATTTGCTAACAAGCAAGATCTTCCTAATGCCATGAATGCTGCAGAAATAACTGACAAACTTGGTCTTCACTCTCTTCGTCAACGCCACTG GTACATTCAGAGCACATGCGCGACATCTGGTGAGGGTTTGTACGAAGGTCTAGACTGGCTTTCCAACAACATTGCTGGCAAGGTAAATGCTTCTTGA